A genome region from Erigeron canadensis isolate Cc75 chromosome 3, C_canadensis_v1, whole genome shotgun sequence includes the following:
- the LOC122591492 gene encoding uncharacterized protein LOC122591492: MCSTAKKMWGTLTVIFVGCSTSMESTITTLTRSYERFFSLRNESLTDTHTRFNALVNDLVVVGITKKNEILESKFLDSLPPKWNNYISSVKLSSVYHDLDHPGLFGLLHNQECSEAEKLIAMDDSYSQPPTALVASMTDHPSSISNEIIPCVNESIPVYSESECNEFDGEEIANEVAMLADKIRRRSFGKFKGKGKSGKADKTKKSYDMSKVTCYKCGKTGHMAGDCRSKESSQAVSSKSGRSEKYSKLKTKYKALKAQVAELSKKIEKDEKSLIAKYWTESATSSEDEEYTNEKCLMAKEKFVEDLIKLQEQVESDHKASTSQTTPPEPPSPPKIQTKGKNSKPIKLVQKSGIGFDDLEVIGQTIAKAVSESDRSGSKGNVSPTKSVSSSNHLESDSDKMISKYVESRKDEISDDKNLLAKVFDPKIVYQSKLRSECKKSGIGKGFAQKETLNVAKKNFKSGKGQIKQQWVSKCDKNVSSVSQSESDPMLRTSVGSSVTFGDDSQGRTEGFGILSNSPLAFKLVSYVNGLKNNLISVSQLCDAGYEVRFRADKGIVLDLEGNVVLIVERDDSLYSFDMRSATVTKEVCFMSKNQDE, translated from the exons ATGTGTTCTACAGCTAAGAAAATGTGGGGTACTTTGACTGTCATTTTTGTAGGATGCTCTACCTCCATGGAATCTACCATTACCACCTTAACCAGGAGTTATGAGAGATTTTTCTCTTTGAGAAATGAATCCTTGACTGACACTCATACCCGTTTTAATGCTTTGGTTAATGATCTAGTTGTTGTTGGTATtactaagaaaaatgaaattttggaaAGCAAATTTTTAGACTCATTACCACCAAAGTGGAACAATTATATTTCTTCTGTGAAACTAAGTTCTGTATATCATGATCTTGATCACCCTGGACTTTTTGGTTTGCTCCATAACCAAGAGTGTTCAGAGGCTGAAAAGTTGATTGCTATGGATGATTCTTATAGTCAGCCTCCTACTGCACTTGTTGCTTCCATGACTGACCACCCTAGCTCAATATCTAATGAGATCATTCCTTGTGTCAATGAATCTATACCTGTTTATTCTGAATCTGAATGTAATGAATTTGATGGTGAGGAGATAGCCAATGAAGTGGCTATGTTGGCTGATAAGATAAGAAGGAGATCTTTTGGTAAGttcaaaggaaaaggaaaaagtgGAAAAGCTGATAAGACTAAGAAGTCTTATGATATGTCCAAAGTCACTTGCTACAAGTGTGGTAAGACTGGACATATGGCTGGTGATTGTAGATCCAAAGAGTCTTCACAAGCTGTGTCATCCAAAAGTGGAAGAAGTGAAAAATACTCAAAACTCAAGACTAAATACAAAGCTCTCAAAGCACAAGTTGCTGAGCTGAGTAAGAAGATTGAGAAAGATGAGAAGAGTCTGATAGCCAAATATTGGACTGAAAGTGCTACCTCTTCAGAGGATGAGGAGTACACTAATGAGAAATGTCTCATGGCTAAAGAGAAGTTTGTAGAAGATCTCATCAAACTGCAAGAGCAAGTTGAGTCAGATCACAAAGCATCTACTAGTCAGACCACACCACCTGAG CCTCCTTCTCCACCTAAGATACAAACCAAAGGAAAGAATTCTAAACCAATCAAGTTGGTTCAGAAATCTGGAATTGGGTTTGATGATCTTGAAGTTATTGGCCAAACCATTGCAAAAGCTGTGTCTGAATCTGATAGG TCTGGTTCTAAGGGAAATGTTTCACCAACAAAATCTGTGTCTAGTTCAAACCACCTTGAGTCTGACTCTGACAAAATGATTTCCAAATATGTTGAGTCTAGAAAAGATGAGATTTCTGATGACAAAAATTTACTTGCAAAAGTGTTTGATCCCAAAATAGTTTATCAAAGTAAATTAAGGTCTGAATGTAAGAAATCTGGAATTGGAAAAGGTTTTGCACAAAAGGAAACTCTGAATGTTGctaaaaagaatttcaaatctgGGAAGGGTCAGATTAAGCAGCAATGGGTttcaaaatgtgataagaatgtCAGTTCAGTCTCCCAATCTGAGTCAGACCCTATG CTTAGGACAAGCGTTGGTTCTAGTGTTACATTTGGAGATGACTCCCAAGGAAGAACTGAAGGATTTGGAATTTTGTCAAATAGTCCCCTTGCTTTCAAATTGGTTTcttatgtaaatggtttgaagaACAATCTGATTAGTGTGAGTCAATTGTGTGATGCTGGATATGAGGTAAGATTCCGAGCTGATAAGGGTATTGTTCTGGATTTGGAAGGCAATGTGGTGTTAATTGTAGAGAGAGATGATTCCTTGTATTCTTTTGACATGAGAAGTGCCACTGTAACAAAAGAAGTGTGTTTCATGTCAAAGAATCAAGATGAGTag